In Candidatus Alcyoniella australis, a single genomic region encodes these proteins:
- a CDS encoding baseplate J/gp47 family protein, with the protein MNIKDAATVYAELKADAQAEEANGLKVRNYRRGGVWRTLLWLVARAAAALYSLIELAVNMAFLDYWEAEPQSSQTSSIVLDWIAGLLDVQRKTARKAQGTVTVGRNDASGSTTFPAGAVVATVQDDQGLTLRFVCDADVILAAGEAEKSVAVTAENVGSSYNTGGGLITVLESAIEGIDYVRNPEDWITVEGCDTETNGKLAARCRLKWQELSYGPGLYESLAQAVQGVESVTVVDNNPRSVGTVDVIIEGSAGSPSPALLAAVQAHIDSCKVGTDDVLVQGPTAKLLDLSVVATKHYQEGELSAFLAAVEAAMADLFQPSSADYAFHMGENYRRKKVTDAAAEIEHCVNFEVQTPSLAEIEIGSNELLQPGTVTVRVVTAGKR; encoded by the coding sequence ATGAATATCAAAGACGCCGCGACCGTTTACGCCGAGCTAAAGGCCGACGCCCAGGCCGAGGAGGCCAACGGCCTCAAGGTGCGCAACTACCGCCGGGGCGGCGTGTGGCGCACCCTGCTGTGGCTCGTGGCCCGCGCCGCTGCCGCGCTCTACTCGCTGATCGAGCTCGCCGTCAATATGGCCTTCCTGGATTATTGGGAGGCTGAGCCCCAGTCCTCGCAGACCAGCAGCATCGTCCTGGATTGGATCGCCGGGCTGCTCGATGTCCAGCGCAAAACGGCCCGCAAGGCCCAAGGTACGGTGACCGTCGGCCGCAATGACGCCTCGGGCAGCACGACCTTCCCGGCAGGTGCGGTGGTGGCCACGGTCCAGGACGATCAGGGGCTGACCCTGCGCTTTGTTTGCGATGCGGACGTGATTCTGGCCGCGGGCGAGGCTGAGAAGTCGGTGGCGGTAACCGCCGAGAACGTGGGCTCGTCGTACAACACCGGCGGGGGCCTGATCACGGTTCTGGAGAGCGCGATCGAGGGGATCGATTACGTGCGCAACCCCGAGGACTGGATCACGGTCGAGGGCTGCGACACCGAGACCAACGGCAAGCTCGCCGCCCGCTGCCGGCTAAAGTGGCAGGAGTTGAGCTACGGCCCGGGCCTGTACGAGAGCCTGGCGCAGGCCGTACAGGGCGTGGAGTCGGTCACCGTCGTGGACAACAACCCCCGCAGCGTGGGGACCGTGGACGTGATCATCGAGGGCTCAGCCGGATCGCCCAGCCCGGCGCTGCTGGCGGCCGTGCAGGCGCACATCGATAGCTGCAAGGTCGGAACGGACGATGTGCTGGTTCAGGGCCCGACCGCGAAGCTGCTTGACCTTTCCGTGGTGGCCACCAAGCACTATCAGGAGGGCGAGCTCTCCGCGTTCCTGGCCGCGGTCGAGGCGGCGATGGCCGACCTGTTCCAGCCCTCGAGCGCAGACTACGCCTTCCACATGGGCGAGAACTACCGTCGCAAGAAGGTCACGGACGCGGCGGCCGAGATCGAGCATTGCGTCAACTTCGAGGTGCAGACGCCGTCCCTGGCGGAGATCGAGATCGGTTCCAACGAGCTGCTTCAACCCGGGACCGTCACGGTCCGCGTTGTAACGGCGGGCAAACGATGA